From the Euphorbia lathyris chromosome 6, ddEupLath1.1, whole genome shotgun sequence genome, one window contains:
- the LOC136232731 gene encoding uncharacterized protein: protein MEENPYLDMSGSTDDLGTHSKFNEKNDILTMIAERCRRKLCSQTKDIMRLPSEYEIKPFSPSNENQKKMELEFDFEYPPTSVIWWLKDAHKNLCLPEIYQAVHPHQEQQLFIHFFNKPDFSFSFTWMNHNIQGLLLIINIHTCTCHFFSRLINFNLRGEIQLINSICLYMIWRRRFIICCCFKS, encoded by the exons atggaagaaaatccATATCTAGATATGAGTGGTTCAACCGATGATTTGGGAACTCATTCCAAgtttaatgaaaaaaatgatATTCTAACAATGATTGCAGAACGTTGCCGGCGAAAACTTTGTTCTCAGACAAAGGACATAATGAGGCTTCCA TCAGAATATGAAATCAAACCTTTTTCACCTTCAAATGAGAATCAAAAGAAGATGGAATTGGAGTTTGATTTTGAATATCCTCCAACCTCTGTAATATGGTGGCTCAAGGACGCTCATAAAAATTTATGTCTTCCTGAG ATTTATCAAGCTGTTCATCCTCATCAAGAACAACAGCTGTTCATCCATTTCTTCAACAAGCCAGATTTTAGCTTCAGCTTTACATGGATGAATCATAATATCCAAGGGCTTTTGCTCATCATCAACATCCATACCTGCACATGTCATTTCTTTTCCAGGTTGATCAATTTCAATCTTAGGGGAGAAATTCAGCTCATCAACTCCATTTGTCTCTACATGATCTGGAGAAGAAGATTCATCATCTGTTGTTGCTTTAAATCATGA